In a single window of the Olivibacter sp. SDN3 genome:
- a CDS encoding ISL3 family transposase — MRSSVGFVILPMNATKIIFNSGDRFRVISVDDQIDRLNIYVQSTQKGSACPNCCLVSSRIHSYYTRKFNDLPSFGKSSRILLRARKFYCLTDECPLKVFTERFDNHFRSYQRKTERLQDRLLNIAIEAGGKSGERICGEFSIPVSDTTLLRIIDRTELPKSNEVVALGVDDWAIRKRERYGSILVDLAANRPIGLLGDREEKTLSGWLKERHKIQVISRDRYGNYQRGSTKGAPQAIQVTDRWHLLKNLGEAVRKILDREHAAMKRVRDSQSEISHASPRILKSMASPRQQEKFREVKRLLQQDIPIREIARRFKMSRITVRKYKHCEELPRKTYISPTGLEEHLGYIKKRKAENPAIQLRQLHTELKGRGYQGAYSTLSDGLARHSLAMGKKKGIKTVLPSDLSLWRPSRSAMLFFNDPKKLSGDESNILNQLCTASAVLKQSLFFIRQFRQMMFKDQSSSGLQDWIQSVSDSSIPELCGFAKGLRQDFAAIKNAFDLPWSNGPVEGNVNKLKTLKRQMYGRCSLRLLEKRLILAPS, encoded by the coding sequence ATGAGATCAAGCGTTGGATTCGTTATATTACCAATGAATGCCACCAAAATAATCTTCAATTCCGGTGACAGGTTCCGGGTCATTTCTGTAGATGACCAGATCGATAGGCTTAATATTTATGTGCAGAGCACCCAAAAAGGAAGTGCCTGTCCAAATTGCTGTTTAGTATCTTCAAGGATACACAGCTATTACACCAGAAAGTTTAATGATCTACCTTCGTTCGGAAAATCCTCGAGAATATTACTCAGGGCCCGTAAGTTTTATTGCCTCACCGATGAATGTCCATTAAAGGTATTTACCGAAAGGTTCGATAACCATTTCCGGTCATATCAGCGGAAAACGGAGAGATTACAGGACAGACTACTGAACATAGCAATTGAAGCCGGTGGAAAATCCGGCGAAAGAATATGTGGTGAATTTTCTATACCGGTAAGTGATACAACCTTATTACGTATAATAGACCGGACAGAACTTCCCAAAAGCAATGAAGTGGTAGCTTTAGGCGTAGATGACTGGGCTATCCGAAAACGGGAGCGTTACGGCAGTATACTCGTAGATTTAGCAGCAAACAGACCGATTGGCCTGCTCGGCGACAGGGAAGAGAAGACCCTTTCCGGTTGGCTGAAAGAGCGGCATAAGATACAGGTCATTTCAAGGGACAGGTATGGCAATTATCAACGTGGTTCAACGAAAGGTGCACCGCAGGCCATCCAGGTAACGGATCGCTGGCACCTGTTGAAAAACCTTGGAGAGGCGGTCCGGAAAATCCTGGACAGGGAACACGCAGCCATGAAAAGAGTAAGGGACAGCCAAAGTGAAATAAGTCATGCATCTCCACGCATATTGAAAAGTATGGCTTCGCCACGTCAGCAGGAAAAGTTCCGGGAGGTGAAGCGATTGTTACAACAGGACATTCCGATCAGGGAAATAGCCAGAAGGTTTAAGATGAGCCGTATAACGGTCAGAAAATATAAACACTGCGAGGAACTTCCGCGAAAAACGTACATCTCACCGACAGGGCTGGAGGAACACCTTGGTTATATAAAGAAAAGGAAAGCAGAAAATCCGGCAATCCAGCTAAGACAATTACATACTGAACTTAAAGGCCGCGGATATCAGGGTGCATACTCTACCTTATCCGACGGGCTGGCCAGGCATAGTCTGGCAATGGGTAAGAAAAAGGGAATAAAAACTGTGTTGCCCTCGGATCTCAGTCTCTGGAGACCATCGAGAAGTGCTATGCTCTTTTTCAATGATCCCAAAAAACTTTCTGGGGATGAATCGAATATATTGAATCAGCTCTGTACGGCCTCAGCTGTATTGAAGCAATCGCTATTTTTTATAAGACAATTCCGTCAAATGATGTTTAAAGATCAATCTAGCTCGGGCTTACAGGATTGGATACAGAGCGTAAGTGATTCCTCGATCCCGGAATTATGTGGTTTTGCAAAAGGGCTCCGACAAGATTTCGCGGCAATCAAAAATGCATTCGATCTACCATGGAGCAACGGCCCGGTTGAAGGAAACGTGAATAAGTTAAAGACCCTGAAAAGACAGATGTATGGACGTTGCTCACTTCGCTTACTGGAGAAAAGGCTGATACTAGCTCCTTCGTAA